The following proteins are co-located in the Streptomyces sp. NBC_00435 genome:
- a CDS encoding NCS2 family permease, which yields MTQSSVEPKTSAEEAGDGSLNPAGRSWLDRYFHISKRGSNVGNEIRGGVTTFMAMAYILLLNPLILSGKDVAGDTMSQKALITATAFAAALTTLLMGFVGKVPLALAAGLSVSGVLSSQVAPQMTWPQAMGMCVMYGVVICLLVVTGLREMIMNAIPLALKHAITMGIGMFVALIGLVKAGFVGNGGEFAPPVQLGSVGQLAGWPVLIFCVTLLAIFMLQARKIPGAILIGIVGGTVLAAILNAVVDIDPKAWKNGAPELSGSAVSMPDFSLFGDVSFGGWGDVGVMTVGMIVFTLVLAGFFDAMATIIGVGTEAKLADDKGRMPGLSKALFIDGAGGAIGGIAGGSGQTVFVESATGVGEGARTGLASVVSGLLFAACLFFTPITQIVPGEVASAALVVIGAMMMQNARHVDWADAATAIPVFLTVAIMPFTYSITAGVAAGVISFVAIKIAQGKAREIGAFMWVLSVIFVIFFAEHPIEGWLGVH from the coding sequence ATGACCCAGTCCTCTGTAGAGCCCAAGACCAGTGCGGAGGAGGCCGGAGACGGCTCTCTGAACCCCGCCGGCCGGTCTTGGCTCGACCGGTACTTTCACATCTCCAAGCGTGGATCCAACGTCGGCAACGAAATTCGTGGCGGTGTCACGACGTTCATGGCCATGGCGTACATCCTCCTGCTCAACCCGCTGATCCTCTCCGGCAAGGACGTCGCCGGCGACACCATGAGCCAGAAGGCTCTGATCACGGCCACCGCCTTCGCCGCGGCCCTCACCACGCTCCTCATGGGCTTCGTCGGCAAGGTCCCGCTCGCGCTGGCCGCCGGCCTCTCCGTGTCCGGTGTGCTGTCCTCGCAGGTGGCGCCGCAGATGACCTGGCCGCAGGCCATGGGCATGTGCGTGATGTACGGCGTCGTGATCTGTCTCCTGGTCGTCACCGGCCTCCGCGAGATGATCATGAACGCGATACCCCTCGCGCTCAAGCACGCGATCACCATGGGCATCGGCATGTTCGTCGCCCTGATCGGCCTCGTGAAGGCCGGCTTCGTGGGCAACGGCGGAGAGTTCGCTCCCCCCGTGCAGCTCGGTTCCGTCGGTCAGCTGGCCGGCTGGCCGGTCCTGATCTTCTGCGTGACCCTGCTCGCCATCTTCATGCTGCAGGCCCGCAAGATCCCCGGCGCGATCCTGATCGGCATCGTCGGTGGAACGGTCCTCGCCGCCATCCTCAACGCCGTCGTGGACATCGACCCGAAGGCCTGGAAGAACGGCGCTCCGGAGCTCTCCGGCTCCGCGGTCTCGATGCCCGACTTCTCGCTCTTCGGTGACGTCTCCTTCGGCGGCTGGGGCGACGTCGGTGTCATGACGGTCGGCATGATCGTCTTCACCCTCGTGCTCGCCGGCTTCTTCGACGCGATGGCCACCATCATCGGTGTCGGCACCGAGGCCAAGCTCGCCGACGACAAGGGCCGCATGCCGGGCCTGTCCAAGGCGCTGTTCATCGACGGTGCCGGTGGCGCCATCGGCGGCATCGCGGGTGGCTCCGGCCAGACCGTCTTCGTCGAGTCCGCCACGGGCGTCGGTGAGGGTGCCCGCACCGGTCTCGCCTCGGTCGTCAGCGGTCTGCTCTTCGCCGCCTGCCTCTTCTTCACCCCGATCACGCAGATCGTCCCGGGTGAGGTCGCCTCCGCGGCCCTCGTGGTCATCGGCGCGATGATGATGCAGAACGCCCGCCACGTGGACTGGGCCGACGCCGCCACCGCCATCCCGGTCTTCCTGACCGTGGCGATCATGCCCTTCACCTACTCCATCACCGCCGGCGTGGCCGCCGGTGTGATCTCCTTCGTGGCGATCAAGATCGCGCAGGGCAAGGCCCGCGAGATCGGCGCCTTCATGTGGGTGCTGTCGGTGATCTTCGTGATCTTCTTCGCGGAGCACCCGATCGAGGGCTGGCTCGGGGTCCACTGA